TTCGCCTCTGGAATGCCTTTGGGCAGCGTCACCTTGTAGGTCTTGGCACAGTCCAAGTAGTTTTTGTCGGTGTCCAGAGCCTCTTACAAAATATACATTGTATACCTTGCGTGGTTCCTCTCTCTTTTCGGATCAATTTCGATAATCCTGTCTACGCGCCAGCGAAGTCGCTGGTCGCGCCCGGACAGGCGGTCCACGTGGTTCACCATCAATTCTGCTGTTGCTAGCCGATCTCGTTATTCCGCGTGGCAGCTACAATCTTCTTGACACGCTCTGTTCTCGCATCCATAATTCGCTTCTCCTTGCAGACAGCATATGAAACCTCAATATTGTTTGTGTAGTCTCCACGTCATTTCGTTCGATTCTATTTCGTTCGACTCTAAATAATATATATTTCGATCTGATGCATGGTGCAAAGAATGAGACGAATATGAACACCTTCGATCCGGAAGAGCCCATACAAATTCCCATAGATGGAGTGCTGGATCTCCACACTTTTTCCCCCAAAGAATTGCCGGCTCTTCTGGACGACTATATCGAAGCGTGCCTCCAGGAGGGAATTCGTGAACTGAGAATTATTCACGGAAAAGGGAAGGGCATACTTCGGGATCGTGTGCGCAGCCTGTTGTCGAAACATACAAGCGTGGAATCCTGGTCAGAAGCTCCACTGGACGCGGGCGGTTGGGGAGCCACACTGGTCCGTCTCCGGTATACCGGTGTGGAAGGAAAATAAGGTTTTTCGCTGCATGGGATAACGTTGCTTGCGATCATTGAACAAAACGATCAATGATTCCTTTATCCAAATGATGAGATGCCAAAGATGAAAGTCCGGCGAGCGCCAATAATGTTCTTCGTATTCGCTCTATGTGCGGTCGCTGCTTTGGCGATCTTGTTCTCCATCTTTCCGGATCATGCAGCTTCAGTGGGATGGCTGATATACGGAATGGGAAGCATGCTTATCTTTTTAGTTTTGCTCAGAAGATACCGTGCTGAAGGAACGAAGACCCCGAACGCAAAGATACACTCGTCGGAACCCGTCGGTGCCAACCGGAAAGAACTGGATGGAATCGGATCGCGAATTCGAAACCTGAAACGAGAGAAGAGAGAGAAGCGGGAACATGAGCGGCAATAGCCTGTATCAGGAAGTCAATGGAGGTCATGAGAAAAATTCCTCCGATTTTCTTCTCAACGCATTTTCGAGAGAAGCATCAAACCGATAGTCTCTTCACTCTCCCTTCTGGAGCGCTTGGGCCACCTTCTGCTCGAGAGATTCCAGAAGCTCCAATTCTCGGCCGTATCTGTTCCCGATTTCCAGGATGGATTCGATCCATTCTCGAATTACCTTGCCTTCGGTCGTTACGTACGTGATGCGGGTATCCATCATGCGGGTTAGGGTGCCCATAATATCCAGGAGCAGATCGAGTTTGTGGCAATCGGATTCCATGTTAACCAATGGCGTATGCAATTCCTGACTCCCATACGTGCTCCAGGTCATTTCATCCATAAGAGTTAAAGCAGCTTTTGAGAGAACGTGGATGGCTCGGAAATCCATGCTCTACACCTCTTGTAGTTTGTAATACCGATTCGCTTTTCACAATCCGGGAGGCTGGAGGTATCCTTCGCTCCGGACGACGCAAAGCCGTCTAATCACTCCGCTCAGAACACCTCAGCATTCGCCATCTTATATGCATAATTGCGAAATGGAATAACTCTCTCAAGGAAACCTTTGTTACTCCCGTGCTCGTTTCACCAGCAGTTTTGCACAGGTCATGATATTGTCTTCCGTGTACATCGTGAGTTCGTCTTTATAAAACTCCTGGAAGATTTCCGCTGCAATTTCATGGTCCGGGCGGGAATCGTTCATAATACGGTTGCGCATCTCTTCAGCTCTCGTACGTGACTGGTGGAATGCTGCCGAAATTTCATCTCCCATGAGCGGTCCCTGATGAGCTACGCCCACTATTCTGGGCCGAAGACTTTCCAGACGGTCGAGTCCCTCCACGTATTCGGCATAGCTCGTCAAGAAGAGCGGGAACACGCCTCGACCGGGGAATCTGAATCCCAGGGAATCCGACAGGATGAGTGCTTCGATTTCAGGGATATGAACGACGATCTTTCCAGGAGAATGTCCTTTGATAGAGAGGAAGCGTAACGTTAATCCTCCGAGATCCATTTCGTCACCATCCTGTGCCACAAGAGCATTCTCAAGGGATGGCGGCTCCTGCACGGGCGGTCTTCCCGGCGGCAGATCGTGACCTGCTAGAAAATCGCTCATGTGGCGGTCTTCCACAATGAGGTTAGCGATTGCTTTGGGATGCATGAGAAAGTCCCGAGCACCTTCACCGGTCACTACGAGGGCCTGGGGGTACTTCTGCTGCAGCCCTTCGAGTCCTGTAATATGGTCCGAATGCGGATGGGTCACGACCAGAAAGCTCGGGCTCAAGCGCAGAGTATCCAGTTGGGACATGACCGAATCCACAACAGCGGAGACTCCCACCTCAATGAGGGCAATAGCCTGCTCACCCTTGACCGCATACAAGTTGAAGTAATAATTCCCCACTACCCACAGGCCATCAGTTAATTTTTGCGGAAAGCTGTTGTTCATGGGATCGTCCGTACGAACTCTGTGCATTCACCGTGTACTTGGGACATGGATTAACACGCTCGGCTACTGATTGGGCGACCTTTCGGGTCTTGCATCGTAGCGCGACCGAATGCTTACTCGATCTTTCTGCTCTTTTGGGGAATCGGAAGTCATCGGTGGTTCAACGTGGCCCCATTCTTCTCATATTGCATCCGGAACTGTATTGATCGAGCTTCTTTTTGATTCTATCCCTGTGTTTAGTCGTTGCCTGTACAAGATTTCCCAATGCCCGAAGATGTCGAGGATTATTCGCTTTCACGACGTCAAGATAGTCCAATTCAATAATGGTTCTTTCAAAATGATATGCTATCAACAGAGCGCCATACATGGTCAAGGTCCCGGATGCGAGTTTCTGTTGATCTGCGTGTATGCGGGAGAGAATCGTGCGAACTGCAGACATGGGAAACTGCTGTCCAACATCGAACTGTTCGGGCTTGCGAGATACCATTTCGGAAAGCTTGAGAATCACGTCAGCGTGCAAGAATTCCTCGTGTGAAAGTTTCGTCCAGAGTTCCGACTCTCCGTCAAACGCTTCGGCGCAACTCGCGTAAAAGTATCCGATCGCTTTTTCAACCTCAGCCATAAGTTCAAAGAGACGAACAATGTCCTGAATCTCTTGTTCCCGCATAAAGTAGTAACCCCTCAATTGTGCAGCTCCGGATCAAATCCTCTAAGACGAGCAGCATTAGCTTATCAGCTTTGCCGCTCTCACTATAGAAAATTTGCAGTGAAATACAATCCAAGAAAAAAGTCACACGCCATTTTGTTTGAAGATGTGTGGATGACTCATACTGATTCGCTTTTCTTTTCATAATCCGAGAGGCTGGAGGCATCCTTCGCTCCGGATGACGCAGCCGCCTAATCACTGCGCTCATACCGATGTGCTTTCATAGAGGGAATATTGAGACACCTGTTATTTGCCGGTCCCGGCATGCCTCCTTCGCTACGAACGGCACGGCCTGACTTCGCTTCGGAGGCATGCCGGGACCGGGCTTGCTCCCGCCGGTGGCGGGATTACTTATTTGAACGCACATTGGTATCAGGACACCCCAGCCTTCGCTATCTTATGTGCATAACTGCGAAATGGTTCTCAATACATTTTTTTCCGCGTACCTAGAATCAGATTACCACGTTCCAACCAAGAGGAGTGCCTCGCTCAAGGTCAGTGGCAGCGCGGCGTCCCAGAATTTCCGGCAGATATTTGGGGGCGAGTCCGTGAGCCGGTCGGATGGAACGCACGTTTTGCTCAGTGAAAGTGTCACCTGCTTTCATATCTTCAACAACGAAGAGAGATCTTCGAAATACTCTGCTTTCCAATTCTTTCCCGTTTACATCATAACTGATTCTGCCCAGTGCCTTTTCTGCGGTTTGCACGGCATCGACCATTGCCTTGAACTCATGGGGCTCGAGAGAGAATGCTCGATCTGCTCCTCCGAGATTTCTCGAAAGCGTGAAATGCTTCTCAATGATGGACGCTCCCAGAGCCACAGCAGTCACGGGAGGAGCAAGCTCGAGTGAATGATCCGACAAGCCCACCGGCACGTGAAACGCTTCAGCCAAATGCGGGATGGTGCGAAGATTCATTTCTTCCGGAGGAGCAGGGTAGGCGCTGGTACATTTGAGCAGAGCCATTTGCACGTTCCCTGCTGCACGAAGAACACGGACAGCCTCATCTATTTCCGCCAAAGTAGCCATTCCTGTGGACATGAACACCGGCTTCCCTGTTGCCGCGATTCCTGCGAGCAAAGGATGATCCACCAGTTCAAAGGAAGCCACTTTGTAGCAGGGCACATTCAGCTTTTCCAGGAAATCCACTGCTGTCAGATCGAAAGGCGTTGAAAAAAACACCAACCCCATTTCTTCGGCACAACGTTTCAGTTGGGGATGCCATTCCCACGGAGTGCACGCTTCTCCGTAAAGATCATAGAGGCTTCTTCCTTCCCATGATGTTCCTTTGATCTGAAAATAGTCTTTGTTGCTGTCAATGGTCATTGTATCCGGTGAATAGGTCTGCACCTTGACAGCATCAGCTCCCGCCTTGCGAGCTTCCTCAATGAGTCGTAATGCAGTATCAAGACTCCCGCAATGATTTGCCGATAATTCCGCTACGATGAAGACCTGTCGGTCTGTTCCTATGGAACGATCATTCACATTGAGATGGTACATTGCCTGACCTCGATAATGCTTCTTCGATGCTGAAGGAATTCTTGCGACCCGATCTGATAATTTCAAGGGAACGTTCACCTTCGTTGAACAACAGATCGATGACTGAAGCATACGGAATAAAAGGCTTGAACAGTTGCCTGTACTCAGGATGCTCATAGTGGTGAATCAAAAGCTTCACACCATGTTCATCGAAAATTCCGTATTCCTGGGACAGATAGGCCAGCGATCCGAACGTGGAGAGATACGTCCTTGCGCAGACTCGCTTACAAAGATCGACCAGGAGATGGGAACGTTCGCCGGTGACACCCAATTCGGATGCCAGCACCAACGTAGTTTTGATGCCAAGTATCTTTGCCACCCACGTGACAAGTTCGATGTTCAGCCGACAGAGAGATTTCTCCGGTGCACTCAAGAGGTCGCGGAAATCCGGGAAAAAAGTGGCAAAATGACGTGTTCTTGCATAATTAAGTTCAATTGAACGAATATGATCCTTGGGAAAAGCCGGTGATCTGATCACTTCCACTTCTGAAATATACTGTTTGGGGATTCCTTTATTCCGAACGGGAACCGTCAACCATTCCAAACCTCGGGACGTCTTCACACGGTTTCTCTGCTGCCACGATTGTTTGGAAAAGAGAACATTATCGAGAAATACAAACACGGAGCACTGGTCCATAAGGTCGAAGTAGCCCAGCCACGGAAGGTACGTCGGTTGCATCACAACACAGGTGATCTCATCGTTCACAGATGTTCTCCCGTCTGACAGAAGAGAAATCGGGGAGCAATCGTTTTGTTTGGAGACAGATATAACGATTGCCAAAAATAACGATCAGAACTCGGTCCGGGTAGTCCGTCGAAAACCCTCAGCCCCCCTAAAAAAGAGGGGTAAAGGAACTGTACTCCCCGTAAACGTTAAAATAAGGGCATCCGCTCTCAACTTTCCTGGTAGGGGTCGGCGTCTCTGCCGACCTATGTTGATGGAACGAATCCACCATTTACAACAAATTTGATGATTGTCATTACGAGGAGCGAAGCGACGTGGCAATCTCCCGATTTGTGCCTGTACCTTCAGGAGATTGCTTCGCTTTGCTCGCAATGACAGCCATCAAACGCTCTGGAATCAATGATGCGGTTCGCTTCGCTCCACCAGCATCCTTCGCGTTCGAACCCCGTCTCAAGATCGCATCCGAAAAATAACTTCTTACAATAGGTTTTACTCGCATTCCGGAATGACACGCGGTGAGATCACCTGGAAAATCTTCCGACACGATGATTGATAAACGAGTTTCAAATGCGGGTTTTCCCTCAAATTGCCCGCTTCGCCCCAGTAAAGGTCCGAAACCAGGATGTAGTCGCACTCCGTTTGGCCTAACGTTCTCCAGATTCGGCCGTCATACCAGCCAATGACTTTTTTGACGAAATCGAAATCTACACGGCGGCCGTCCTTTTCAGCGAGAGGAACGCCATCGAGGCTTCCAATGAACGGCCAGTATACAAGACCGTACACAAACATTGCGCTCTCAAACGCAACCCGATCGAAAGATTGCGGGCGGCTCATTCCGTAGAGCGGCCAATATCGAATGAGATCCGAAGCATGCGCAACCGATTCATTCACGAGTCTTTTCAGCCGGGAGTCCGGCAAGCCAAGCATATTCCATGCTTTCAAATATCGAGCGACTTCCTCGGCCGGACTCCTATTATCCACGATCAAATGCCCGAAGAACAAGTAATTATCAGTGTACATGGGGATCAAATTAACATCGTCCCAATCCATTGCCAGGACGACTGAACCCTTTGGGCTGTTTTCTCGTAACCATTGGTATGCTCCGTATTGTCCATCTTCGAGATAATGACTTGAATCCTGAAGATTTTTCCATGCAAATTGGGAAAATCCCACGAGCGGAACGACAATGACCAGAAGAATCGATAAGACGGAAACGGCTCTCTTAAGTCGATTTTTCCACAGAGCAGATCCAATCCATTGCTCAGACGATCGACTAAGCCATCCGATGAAGGCTGCTGCAACAAAACATAGCCATACCAGGGAATGAGCCCTGTACAAAAGCCGGTACGAGACCAACGAGTTGCTCGCGAAAAGATCGAGAATAACAAACACGAGCCCGATCGATCCAAGTACGATCAGCCAACGGCGCAATTCCCGATTACTTCCTGCAGCATAGAGAGACACAGCGATTATCAAAGCGTATTTCACAAAAAGGAACAGAGCGTCGAAAAATGTAGCACCCTCCCGCAGTTCCGAAAAGGAGATATTCCAGATAGAGCCGAATGAGTTCGTGTCGCTTGAATAGCTGAGAACAAGATTCGGATAATTCATCAGCGCCAGTGCTGCCAAGATACTCAGTCCCAAACCGAAGAACTCGAATCCCTTTCGCGGTTCTTTTTCAAGGAAGAACATCGCTGTCAGTCCAGCGAGTATCAAGTACCCCACAATGGTCTGCGGAGGATAATTGAAGGCCAGCGCAACAGATAAGATGAGAGCAAGGAAAAATGCCCACCATGTCTGCCGCCGCTCCAGGGTAACGAAACTCCACATGGTTGCGAGAAAGACGCAGCTCGACACAGAGGTGACAAGAAACCTGAAATTAGTGCTGTAATCGTACTCGTTTACCGTGAGAATAACAGCCCAATATCCGAGGAATACCTTGAGCGGTTTCATGATTTCAGGGGAGGACGTAAAGATGTACCATGACGGCAAATAGAAGAGAACATATAATGCCGCAAACACGCATACTCTTGGATTGTCCAAGAAGAGCCGCAGTAATAAATAGCACAGGAGAAAGATAATCCCCGGGAAAATGCAGCGGCTAATGACGATGGAGACACGCCTATCCGATGCGATCCAGGA
The sequence above is a segment of the Desulfomonile tiedjei DSM 6799 genome. Coding sequences within it:
- a CDS encoding Smr/MutS family protein, giving the protein MNTFDPEEPIQIPIDGVLDLHTFSPKELPALLDDYIEACLQEGIRELRIIHGKGKGILRDRVRSLLSKHTSVESWSEAPLDAGGWGATLVRLRYTGVEGK
- a CDS encoding MBL fold metallo-hydrolase; its protein translation is MNNSFPQKLTDGLWVVGNYYFNLYAVKGEQAIALIEVGVSAVVDSVMSQLDTLRLSPSFLVVTHPHSDHITGLEGLQQKYPQALVVTGEGARDFLMHPKAIANLIVEDRHMSDFLAGHDLPPGRPPVQEPPSLENALVAQDGDEMDLGGLTLRFLSIKGHSPGKIVVHIPEIEALILSDSLGFRFPGRGVFPLFLTSYAEYVEGLDRLESLRPRIVGVAHQGPLMGDEISAAFHQSRTRAEEMRNRIMNDSRPDHEIAAEIFQEFYKDELTMYTEDNIMTCAKLLVKRARE
- the pseI gene encoding pseudaminic acid synthase, yielding MYHLNVNDRSIGTDRQVFIVAELSANHCGSLDTALRLIEEARKAGADAVKVQTYSPDTMTIDSNKDYFQIKGTSWEGRSLYDLYGEACTPWEWHPQLKRCAEEMGLVFFSTPFDLTAVDFLEKLNVPCYKVASFELVDHPLLAGIAATGKPVFMSTGMATLAEIDEAVRVLRAAGNVQMALLKCTSAYPAPPEEMNLRTIPHLAEAFHVPVGLSDHSLELAPPVTAVALGASIIEKHFTLSRNLGGADRAFSLEPHEFKAMVDAVQTAEKALGRISYDVNGKELESRVFRRSLFVVEDMKAGDTFTEQNVRSIRPAHGLAPKYLPEILGRRAATDLERGTPLGWNVVI
- a CDS encoding WbqC family protein, producing the protein MNDEITCVVMQPTYLPWLGYFDLMDQCSVFVFLDNVLFSKQSWQQRNRVKTSRGLEWLTVPVRNKGIPKQYISEVEVIRSPAFPKDHIRSIELNYARTRHFATFFPDFRDLLSAPEKSLCRLNIELVTWVAKILGIKTTLVLASELGVTGERSHLLVDLCKRVCARTYLSTFGSLAYLSQEYGIFDEHGVKLLIHHYEHPEYRQLFKPFIPYASVIDLLFNEGERSLEIIRSGRKNSFSIEEALSRSGNVPSQCE